A stretch of Flavobacterium sp. N2270 DNA encodes these proteins:
- a CDS encoding glycosyltransferase: MDEKLLSEVSENAIIVKNKIFEPYAFASVFSKKKTKDISSGIIPNKKKQSFVEKAMLWIRGNVFIPDARVFWVKPSVNYLKKYLVENNIDTVITTGPPHSLHLIGLQLKKEMQINWITDFRDPWTTIGYHKELKLSNWAAKKHKSFEKEVLNSCNSIIVTSPTTKKEFDAITSKPISVITNGYDVEKSIPKAKDEKFTLAHIGSLLSERNPIVLWEVLSELVSENALFASYFELKLIGAVSNEVILAIKEHNLEQYMNLLGYVSHEKALQEQKSSQVLVLIEINSPETKCIIPGKLFEYMVSDRPILALGPVGADFEQIIKSTNTGTFFTYEEKEALKCQISMYFEAFLNKNLNVHAVGLQKYSRKSLTEDLVQLLDSIA; this comes from the coding sequence ATGGATGAAAAATTATTGAGTGAAGTTTCTGAAAATGCAATTATTGTAAAAAATAAAATATTTGAACCTTACGCTTTTGCTTCTGTTTTTTCAAAAAAGAAAACAAAGGACATCAGTTCAGGGATTATTCCAAATAAAAAGAAACAATCATTTGTTGAAAAAGCAATGCTTTGGATTCGTGGAAACGTTTTTATTCCTGATGCAAGAGTTTTTTGGGTAAAACCATCGGTAAATTACTTGAAAAAGTATTTAGTTGAAAATAATATTGATACTGTAATTACAACTGGACCGCCTCATAGTTTGCATTTAATTGGTTTACAACTAAAAAAAGAAATGCAAATTAATTGGATAACTGACTTTAGAGATCCGTGGACAACAATTGGTTATCATAAAGAATTAAAATTGAGTAATTGGGCTGCAAAAAAGCATAAATCATTTGAAAAAGAGGTTTTAAATTCATGCAATTCAATTATTGTCACTTCTCCAACTACTAAAAAAGAGTTTGATGCAATTACTTCAAAACCTATTTCTGTTATTACAAATGGATATGATGTTGAGAAATCAATTCCAAAAGCTAAAGATGAAAAATTCACATTAGCGCATATAGGATCGCTGCTTTCCGAAAGAAATCCAATAGTGTTGTGGGAAGTTTTAAGTGAGTTAGTCTCTGAAAACGCCTTATTTGCTTCTTATTTCGAACTTAAATTAATTGGAGCAGTTAGTAATGAAGTTATTTTGGCAATAAAAGAGCATAATTTAGAACAATACATGAATTTATTAGGTTATGTTTCACACGAAAAAGCTTTACAAGAACAAAAATCTTCACAAGTTTTAGTATTGATTGAAATAAATTCACCCGAAACCAAATGTATTATTCCAGGAAAGTTGTTTGAATATATGGTTTCTGATAGACCAATTTTAGCTTTAGGTCCGGTTGGTGCCGATTTTGAACAAATTATTAAATCTACAAATACAGGGACTTTCTTTACTTATGAGGAAAAAGAAGCTTTAAAATGCCAAATTTCTATGTATTTTGAAGCTTTTTTGAATAAAAACTTAAATGTTCATGCTGTAGGTTTACAAAAATACAGTAGAAAATCGCTTACAGAAGATTTGGTTCAATTGCTAGATTCTATTGCATAA
- a CDS encoding Smr/MutS family protein, which produces MQNLEIGDKVSVLDDDFDGVVVKVENTSITIETSDGFTMTYFVNELIKTNNINELNNVFSSKSLTSVLQDKTEEKKRSFVKEKKSKKDDFVLEVDLHIEKLVKNFRGLSNFEILNIQMDNAKGQLDFAIRKRMPRLVFIHGVGEGVLKSELEFLLSKYDGITFKEASYQKYGIGATEVYIKQNVDR; this is translated from the coding sequence ATGCAAAATTTAGAAATAGGAGATAAGGTTTCGGTATTAGATGATGATTTTGATGGAGTTGTTGTAAAGGTTGAAAACACATCGATTACCATTGAAACAAGTGATGGATTTACGATGACATATTTTGTCAACGAATTGATTAAAACTAATAATATCAATGAGTTAAATAATGTATTCTCTTCTAAAAGTTTAACTTCTGTTTTACAAGATAAAACGGAAGAAAAAAAGCGCTCTTTTGTAAAAGAAAAGAAAAGCAAGAAGGATGATTTTGTTTTAGAAGTAGATTTACACATTGAAAAATTAGTAAAAAACTTCCGTGGTTTATCTAATTTTGAAATCTTAAATATCCAAATGGATAATGCAAAAGGTCAGTTAGATTTTGCAATTAGAAAGCGTATGCCAAGACTTGTTTTTATACACGGAGTTGGCGAAGGAGTTTTAAAATCGGAGTTGGAATTTTTACTTTCTAAGTATGATGGTATAACTTTTAAAGAAGCCAGTTATCAAAAATATGGAATTGGCGCAACTGAAGTTTATATCAAACAAAATGTAGATAGATAA
- a CDS encoding MFS transporter, with translation MNSVNTKSIQTNYSALYTLITVFFFWGFIAAGNSIFIPFCKHYFSLDQFQSQLIDFAFYTAYYLGALILFIMGTARSSDIVSSWGYKKSIVYGLLFSALGAGAMIIAVEANLYIGMLSGLFIVALGFSLQQTAANPFAILLGDPKTGASRVNLGGGINSFGTMIGPILVGFALFGSAVSVTDEQIANLELNKVIYLYVGVGLLFLASAALFYFSKKVPDGISKEPMEKANKALKTLVVMTILLGIMFVPVFQSYKSNDAKVIQTIEYELKTAKTPVNQVKLKKFTGDEISAYLSDLKSKEAKLSVLKTEIEMKRMYWLFGALIVVLGGIFFSYFSARKKSEGWGAMQYPQLVLGMLAIFTYVGVEVAIGSNLGELLKLESFGGLQSSEIAPYVSMYWGSLMIGRWAGAISVFNLSGMKKTLALVVVPLIAFAVILSVNIVSGKEMKPLYYYVVCVVLQIIAFFLTKDKPARTLIIFGLFGIAAMMIGLFSTGTVAIYAFLSGGLACSIMWPSIFSLSILGLGKYTSQGSAFLIMMILGGGIIPPIQGKLADIIGIHQSYIIAVVCFGYLTLFAFMVKGILKKQGIDVDTIEAEVSH, from the coding sequence ATGAATTCAGTAAATACCAAATCAATACAGACCAATTATTCTGCATTATATACTTTAATAACAGTTTTCTTTTTCTGGGGTTTTATTGCCGCAGGTAATAGTATTTTTATCCCTTTTTGTAAACATTACTTCAGTTTAGATCAGTTTCAATCACAGTTGATTGATTTTGCTTTCTATACAGCTTATTATTTAGGCGCATTGATATTGTTTATAATGGGAACAGCAAGAAGTAGCGATATTGTTAGTTCGTGGGGTTATAAGAAAAGTATCGTATATGGATTATTATTTTCTGCGCTTGGAGCAGGGGCAATGATTATTGCTGTTGAAGCTAACTTATATATTGGAATGTTATCCGGTTTATTTATTGTTGCATTAGGTTTTTCGTTACAACAAACAGCTGCAAATCCATTTGCAATTTTATTAGGTGATCCAAAAACTGGAGCAAGTAGAGTAAATCTTGGAGGAGGAATTAACTCTTTTGGAACTATGATTGGACCAATTTTGGTAGGTTTTGCTTTATTTGGATCTGCAGTTTCAGTTACGGATGAACAAATTGCTAATTTAGAATTAAATAAAGTTATTTATTTATATGTTGGAGTAGGGTTGTTATTTTTGGCTTCTGCGGCTTTGTTTTACTTTTCTAAAAAAGTACCTGACGGAATTTCTAAAGAACCAATGGAAAAAGCAAATAAAGCATTAAAAACACTTGTTGTGATGACTATTTTATTAGGAATTATGTTTGTTCCAGTATTTCAAAGTTATAAAAGTAACGATGCCAAAGTAATTCAGACTATTGAGTATGAGTTAAAAACTGCTAAAACGCCCGTTAATCAAGTAAAATTAAAAAAATTTACTGGAGATGAAATTTCAGCTTATTTAAGTGATTTAAAAAGTAAAGAAGCAAAATTATCTGTTTTAAAGACTGAAATAGAAATGAAGAGAATGTATTGGCTTTTTGGAGCGCTTATTGTTGTTCTAGGCGGTATTTTCTTTTCTTATTTTTCAGCAAGAAAAAAATCTGAAGGCTGGGGAGCAATGCAATATCCACAATTGGTATTAGGAATGTTAGCTATATTCACTTATGTAGGAGTAGAAGTAGCAATAGGAAGTAATTTAGGTGAATTATTAAAATTAGAAAGTTTTGGTGGATTGCAATCTTCAGAAATTGCTCCTTATGTTTCAATGTATTGGGGAAGTTTAATGATTGGTCGTTGGGCTGGTGCTATTAGTGTTTTTAACTTATCAGGTATGAAAAAGACTTTAGCACTTGTTGTTGTTCCGTTAATTGCTTTTGCGGTAATTTTATCTGTAAATATTGTTTCAGGTAAGGAGATGAAACCTTTGTATTATTATGTAGTTTGTGTGGTTTTACAAATAATTGCTTTCTTTTTAACGAAAGATAAACCAGCTCGTACTTTAATTATATTTGGATTATTTGGTATTGCTGCAATGATGATAGGTTTGTTTTCAACAGGAACAGTTGCAATTTATGCCTTTTTATCGGGAGGTTTGGCATGTAGTATTATGTGGCCATCTATTTTTAGTTTATCTATTTTAGGATTAGGAAAATACACATCACAAGGTTCTGCGTTTTTAATTATGATGATTTTAGGAGGTGGAATTATTCCTCCAATACAAGGAAAATTAGCTGATATTATTGGAATTCATCAATCATATATTATTGCGGTTGTTTGTTTTGGATATCTTACTTTATTTGCCTTTATGGTTAAAGGAATTCTTAAAAAACAAGGAATAGATGTTGATACAATTGAAGCAGAAGTTTCTCATTAA
- a CDS encoding cysteine desulfurase family protein codes for MKKIYLDNAATTPLYPEVIESMMSVLQNNFGNPSSTHSFGRTAKNLLETSRKSIAKQLHIQAAELIFTANATEATNLILQGAVQDLGIKRIITSKIEHHATLHTIQHLHKTNNIEVTFIDILPTGEIDYLHLAKLLHEVKPTLVSLMHVNNEIGTILDVERVGKLCIAAKALFHCDTVQSIGKIDLNLHELPIDFAVATAHKFHGPKGIGFAYIKKGLTIQPMIYGGEQEKGLRAGTEAVHQVVGMAKALDLSIDNLEANKKTILDLQSYCLSKLRTLFPNLKVNGNNTLYNILNVMLPIDASKSSMLLFALDMKGIAVSRGSACQSGSIKPSHVLAEFLTLEEQKFPNLRISFSHFNTREEIDFFIEVLKEI; via the coding sequence ATGAAAAAAATATATTTAGACAATGCTGCAACGACACCTCTTTATCCTGAGGTAATTGAATCTATGATGTCTGTTTTACAAAATAATTTTGGAAATCCATCATCAACTCATAGTTTTGGTAGAACTGCTAAAAACCTGCTTGAAACTTCTCGTAAAAGCATTGCAAAACAATTACACATACAAGCTGCTGAACTTATTTTTACGGCAAATGCTACGGAAGCGACTAATCTAATTTTACAAGGTGCAGTTCAAGATTTAGGGATTAAAAGAATCATTACTTCAAAAATTGAACACCACGCTACTTTACATACCATTCAGCATTTACATAAAACAAACAATATTGAAGTTACATTTATTGACATACTTCCTACTGGAGAAATTGATTATTTGCATTTGGCAAAATTACTTCATGAAGTAAAACCAACTCTTGTTTCGTTAATGCATGTAAATAATGAAATAGGAACTATTTTAGATGTTGAAAGAGTAGGGAAGTTGTGTATTGCAGCTAAAGCTTTGTTTCATTGTGATACTGTTCAATCTATTGGAAAAATTGATTTAAACTTACATGAATTACCAATTGATTTTGCAGTAGCAACAGCTCATAAGTTTCACGGTCCAAAAGGAATTGGTTTTGCTTACATTAAAAAAGGGTTGACTATTCAGCCAATGATTTATGGAGGAGAGCAAGAAAAAGGCCTTCGTGCAGGAACTGAAGCTGTGCATCAAGTGGTAGGAATGGCAAAGGCACTTGATTTGTCTATTGATAATTTGGAAGCAAATAAAAAGACAATATTAGATTTGCAATCGTATTGTTTGTCTAAATTACGGACTCTTTTTCCTAATTTAAAAGTAAACGGAAATAATACTTTATATAATATTTTAAATGTAATGTTGCCAATTGATGCTTCAAAATCGTCTATGTTACTTTTTGCCTTAGATATGAAAGGAATTGCAGTTTCTAGAGGAAGTGCTTGCCAAAGTGGAAGCATAAAACCTTCTCATGTTTTAGCAGAATTTTTAACTTTAGAAGAACAAAAATTTCCTAATTTAAGGATTTCATTCAGTCATTTTAATACTAGAGAAGAAATTGATTTCTTTATTGAAGTTTTAAAAGAGATATAA
- a CDS encoding thiamine pyrophosphate-dependent enzyme, with protein sequence MSKTATKEVLSFEDFKKEVLNDYKIATISRECSLLGRREVLTGKAKFGIFGDGKEVPQLALAKAFQNGDFRSGYYRDQTFMMAIGAMNIEQFFAGLYGHTDINFDPMSAGRQMGGHFATHSLDEKGNWNNLTAQKNSSADISPTAGQMPRLLGLAQASKIFRNVKGLEKHTQFSNEGNEVAWGTIGNASTSEGLFFETINAAGVLQVPMVMSVWDDEYGISVHARHQTTKENISEILKGFQREEGTNGYEILRVKGWDYPALVETYQKASKIARTEHVPVLIHVNELTQPQGHSTSGSHERYKDTDRLAWEAEYDCLAQMRLWMIANNIATEEEIIEIDNASKKEVLEGKKAAWISFTAPFKAEQQELVSLLNTIAASSPNKIFIEKYSNDLASIKEPIRKEILTTARKVLRLIVKESGKTQLAAWITTYTNKIQPKFSSHLFSQSDKNVASVKEVQPTYDASAEDVDARLVLRDNFDAIFEKHPETLIFGEDAGTIGDVNQGLEGMQEKYGEYRVADAGIREATILGQGIGMAMRGLRPIAEIQYLDYLLYAIQIMSDDLATLQYRTNGRQKAPLIIRTRGHRLEGVWHSGSPMGMIINAIRGIHVLVPRNMTKAAGFYNALLETDEPALVVECLNGYRLKEKMPTNLGEFKTPIGVVETIKQGTDITLVSYGSTLRLVEQAANELESVGISAEIIDIQSLLPFDINHDIVKSIAKTNRLLVIDEDVPGGASAYILQQIIENQKGYKHLDSEPQTLASQAHRPAYGTDGDYFSKPSTEDIFEKVYAIMNEANPTKYPSLY encoded by the coding sequence ATGAGCAAAACTGCGACTAAAGAAGTTTTATCTTTTGAAGATTTTAAAAAAGAAGTATTAAACGATTACAAAATTGCTACAATTAGTAGAGAATGTAGTCTTTTAGGACGTAGAGAAGTTTTAACTGGTAAAGCAAAATTTGGAATCTTTGGTGATGGAAAAGAAGTTCCACAACTTGCTTTAGCTAAAGCTTTTCAAAATGGCGATTTCCGTTCTGGTTATTACCGCGATCAAACTTTTATGATGGCAATTGGAGCCATGAATATTGAGCAATTTTTCGCAGGATTGTATGGTCATACTGATATTAATTTTGATCCAATGAGTGCTGGTAGACAAATGGGAGGACATTTTGCAACTCATAGTTTAGATGAAAAAGGAAATTGGAACAATTTAACGGCTCAAAAAAATTCAAGTGCCGACATTTCACCTACTGCTGGTCAAATGCCACGTTTATTAGGCTTAGCACAAGCTTCAAAAATATTTAGAAACGTAAAAGGGTTAGAAAAGCACACTCAATTTTCAAATGAAGGAAATGAAGTAGCTTGGGGAACAATTGGTAATGCTTCAACTTCTGAAGGGTTATTTTTTGAAACCATTAATGCTGCTGGAGTTTTACAAGTACCAATGGTAATGAGTGTTTGGGATGATGAATATGGTATTTCGGTTCATGCGCGTCATCAAACTACAAAAGAAAACATTTCTGAAATTTTAAAAGGTTTTCAACGTGAAGAAGGTACAAATGGATATGAAATTTTACGTGTTAAAGGTTGGGATTATCCAGCATTAGTAGAAACATACCAAAAAGCTTCTAAAATAGCACGTACAGAACATGTACCAGTTTTAATTCATGTCAATGAGTTAACACAACCACAAGGGCATTCTACTTCTGGAAGTCATGAAAGATATAAAGATACTGACCGTTTAGCATGGGAAGCAGAATATGACTGTTTAGCACAAATGCGACTTTGGATGATTGCTAATAATATTGCAACTGAAGAAGAAATAATTGAAATTGACAACGCATCTAAAAAAGAAGTTTTAGAAGGTAAAAAAGCAGCTTGGATTTCTTTTACAGCTCCTTTTAAAGCAGAACAACAAGAATTAGTTAGTCTTTTAAACACAATTGCTGCTTCAAGTCCAAATAAAATATTTATCGAAAAATACTCAAACGATTTAGCTTCAATCAAAGAGCCCATTCGTAAAGAAATCTTAACAACTGCTCGAAAAGTATTGCGCTTAATTGTAAAAGAAAGCGGAAAGACTCAATTGGCAGCTTGGATTACTACTTATACCAATAAGATCCAACCAAAATTCAGTTCACATTTATTTTCTCAATCTGATAAAAATGTAGCTTCAGTAAAAGAAGTTCAACCAACTTATGACGCAAGTGCAGAAGATGTAGATGCTCGTTTAGTTTTACGTGATAACTTTGACGCTATTTTTGAGAAACATCCTGAAACTTTAATTTTTGGAGAAGATGCCGGAACTATTGGTGATGTTAACCAAGGTTTGGAAGGAATGCAAGAAAAATACGGAGAATATCGTGTAGCAGATGCTGGAATACGTGAAGCTACAATTTTAGGTCAAGGAATTGGAATGGCAATGAGAGGTTTACGACCAATTGCTGAAATTCAATACTTAGATTATTTGTTGTACGCTATTCAAATCATGAGTGATGATTTAGCTACGTTACAATATAGAACAAACGGAAGACAAAAAGCTCCATTAATTATAAGAACTCGAGGACATCGTTTAGAAGGAGTTTGGCATTCTGGTTCACCAATGGGAATGATCATTAATGCAATTCGTGGAATTCATGTTTTAGTTCCTAGAAATATGACTAAAGCCGCAGGTTTTTACAATGCTTTATTAGAAACTGACGAACCCGCATTAGTAGTTGAGTGTTTAAATGGGTATCGTTTAAAAGAAAAAATGCCAACTAATTTAGGCGAATTCAAAACACCAATTGGTGTGGTTGAAACTATTAAACAAGGAACTGACATTACTTTAGTATCTTACGGATCAACTCTTCGTTTAGTAGAACAAGCTGCGAACGAATTAGAAAGTGTAGGAATTAGTGCTGAAATTATAGATATTCAATCGTTATTACCTTTTGACATTAATCATGATATTGTAAAAAGTATTGCTAAAACAAATCGATTATTAGTTATTGACGAAGATGTTCCTGGTGGAGCAAGTGCTTATATTTTACAACAAATTATCGAAAACCAAAAAGGATACAAACATTTAGATAGTGAGCCGCAAACGTTAGCTTCTCAAGCACACAGACCCGCTTATGGTACTGATGGAGATTACTTCTCTAAACCAAGTACAGAAGATATTTTTGAAAAGGTTTATGCTATTATGAATGAAGCAAATCCTACAAAATATCCAAGTTTATACTAA
- a CDS encoding aminopeptidase, with protein sequence MRINVEEHKVDVQQNLIYFNSSKDTIYTIVLNDWNHSFSSKNSLLGNRFSDEFIRSFHLASDEDRGFTDIKNIIDNNFNTLYWKRNEKQIDIIEIELETPILPNSSQKLNLLYSIKLPNEKFSRYGFNNEGKLYFKNCFLNPAIYQNGKFVKQSNVNLEDIFNASSNISVSLDIPLKYSFASNLNTIEETKSDKYATYNLVGENKKDLILIISPESESTIYKNEYIEVSSSINKTRLNDIQKTLIIDRITRFVHEKIGPSNSSKILVSQEDYNKEPFYGLSQLPAFLSPFSDENLFELMFLKTYINAYLNENLNLNHRKENWIYDGIQTFLMMQYIDEYNADLKMMGSLSRFKILKSYNLINLDFNQQYNYLYMLMARKNLDQPLAERKDRLIKFNERIANKYKAGLSFKYLDSYLENEIVLQSIKEFVALNNHIQTSKYDFEYILNQNSTKKIDWFFETLINSRKLIDYKFGKVSKTNEKLTVNIVNKTKTNVPISLYQLKNDSIVGKFWLDNIKTDSTFVFERNGADKIALNYLNEVPEYNLRNNWKSLKGFFFNNRPIKFNFYKDLEEPYYNQVFYVPEFEFNIYDGLAFGMRLNNKSMLNKPFTFSVTPFYSPKTGTLVGKFNGIVEQNVRDEGRLYRIRYIVSGSQFHYAENAAYTNLNPTVQLLFRDKDFRTNKTEFVQLKQLYINREKTDFLLDKNTENYNLFNFKYGNFQSEATKHYSLTTDLQVANSFGKISTEIHYRKLFDNNRRLSLRLYVGTFLYRSTTSEFFSFGLDRPTDYMFEHSYLGRSESTGIFSQEYVYAEGGFKSKLDTRYANQWMTTFNASFNVWNWIQVYGDMGLLKNKFAPTKFVYDSGIHLNLVPDYFELFLPVYSSNGYELNTNNYGEKIRFIVTLTPKTLISLFTRRWF encoded by the coding sequence ATGAGAATTAATGTAGAAGAACATAAAGTTGATGTTCAGCAAAATTTAATTTATTTTAATTCATCAAAAGACACGATTTATACAATTGTTTTAAATGATTGGAATCATTCATTTTCTTCTAAAAATTCATTGTTAGGAAATAGGTTTTCTGATGAGTTCATAAGATCTTTTCACTTAGCAAGTGATGAAGACAGAGGGTTTACAGATATAAAAAATATAATTGATAATAATTTTAATACTCTTTATTGGAAAAGAAACGAAAAGCAAATAGATATTATTGAAATTGAGCTTGAAACTCCTATCCTTCCTAATTCTAGCCAAAAATTAAATTTATTATACAGTATAAAATTACCTAATGAAAAATTTTCAAGATATGGATTTAATAATGAAGGTAAACTTTATTTTAAGAATTGTTTTTTAAACCCTGCTATATATCAAAACGGAAAGTTTGTTAAACAAAGTAACGTTAATTTAGAAGATATTTTCAACGCCTCGTCAAACATTAGTGTTAGTTTAGATATTCCGTTAAAATATTCATTTGCATCAAATTTAAACACTATTGAAGAAACAAAATCTGATAAATATGCAACTTATAATTTAGTAGGTGAAAACAAAAAAGATTTAATCCTTATAATAAGCCCTGAGTCAGAATCAACAATCTATAAAAATGAATATATTGAAGTAAGTTCGAGCATTAACAAAACAAGACTTAATGATATTCAAAAAACCCTAATAATTGATAGAATAACCCGATTTGTTCATGAAAAAATTGGTCCCTCAAATTCTTCAAAAATTTTAGTTTCTCAAGAAGATTACAATAAAGAACCATTTTATGGTTTAAGCCAATTGCCTGCATTTTTAAGCCCTTTTTCAGATGAAAACTTATTTGAATTAATGTTTTTAAAAACATATATTAATGCTTATTTAAATGAAAACTTAAACTTAAATCACAGAAAAGAAAACTGGATTTATGATGGAATTCAAACCTTTCTAATGATGCAATATATTGATGAATATAATGCCGATTTAAAAATGATGGGAAGCTTGTCTAGATTTAAAATTTTAAAATCTTATAATTTAATTAATTTAGATTTTAACCAGCAGTACAACTATTTATACATGCTAATGGCAAGAAAAAATTTAGACCAACCATTAGCAGAAAGAAAAGATCGCCTTATTAAGTTTAATGAAAGAATTGCAAACAAATATAAAGCTGGTCTGTCTTTTAAATATTTAGATAGTTATTTAGAAAATGAAATTGTCCTACAGTCAATTAAAGAATTTGTAGCGTTAAACAACCATATTCAAACTAGTAAATATGATTTTGAATATATCTTAAACCAAAATTCCACAAAAAAAATTGATTGGTTTTTCGAAACACTTATAAACTCTAGGAAACTTATAGATTATAAATTTGGAAAAGTTTCAAAAACAAATGAAAAACTAACGGTTAATATTGTAAATAAAACCAAAACTAATGTTCCTATTTCATTATATCAATTAAAAAATGACAGTATCGTAGGTAAATTTTGGTTAGATAATATAAAAACCGACTCAACATTTGTTTTTGAAAGAAATGGTGCTGACAAAATTGCTTTAAATTATTTAAATGAAGTTCCAGAATATAATTTAAGAAATAATTGGAAATCACTAAAAGGCTTCTTTTTTAACAATAGACCTATAAAATTTAATTTTTACAAGGATTTAGAAGAACCATATTATAATCAGGTTTTTTATGTTCCTGAATTTGAATTTAATATTTATGATGGTTTAGCTTTTGGAATGCGATTAAACAATAAATCAATGTTAAACAAACCATTTACATTTAGTGTTACACCTTTTTATTCTCCAAAAACAGGAACATTGGTAGGAAAATTTAATGGTATAGTTGAACAAAATGTTAGAGATGAAGGAAGGTTATACAGAATAAGATATATCGTTTCTGGTAGTCAGTTTCATTATGCAGAAAATGCAGCCTATACTAATTTAAATCCAACAGTTCAATTACTCTTCAGAGATAAAGATTTTAGGACAAATAAAACTGAATTTGTTCAATTAAAGCAATTATATATAAACAGAGAAAAAACTGATTTTTTACTTGATAAAAACACTGAAAATTATAATCTATTTAATTTTAAATATGGAAATTTTCAATCAGAAGCCACAAAACATTATAGCTTAACAACTGATTTACAGGTCGCTAACTCTTTTGGTAAAATTTCAACCGAAATTCATTATCGAAAATTATTTGATAATAACAGAAGATTAAGTTTAAGATTATATGTAGGAACTTTTCTTTACAGAAGTACAACTTCAGAATTTTTTAGTTTTGGTTTAGATCGCCCTACTGATTACATGTTTGAACACAGCTATTTAGGTAGAAGTGAATCAACTGGTATTTTTAGTCAAGAATATGTTTACGCTGAAGGTGGATTTAAATCTAAATTAGATACCCGCTATGCTAATCAATGGATGACCACTTTTAATGCATCATTTAATGTTTGGAATTGGATTCAGGTTTATGGAGACATGGGCTTATTAAAAAACAAATTCGCACCAACAAAATTCGTATACGACTCCGGAATTCACTTAAATTTAGTACCTGATTATTTCGAATTATTCTTACCGGTGTATTCATCAAATGGATATGAATTAAATACTAATAATTATGGTGAAAAAATTCGTTTTATAGTTACATTAACCCCAAAAACATTAATTTCTCTATTCACAAGACGTTGGTTTTAA